Proteins from a genomic interval of Croceicoccus naphthovorans:
- a CDS encoding ABC transporter ATP-binding protein encodes MSNPVVDLRGLTRSFTQGGVTIDVLRGIDLQIMPGEIVALLGPSGSGKSTMLQAVGLLEGGFGGEIAICGQRAEKSNGDARTALRRDHLGFVYQFHHLLPDFDASENVILPQLVSGVPRAEAEERAKELLTALGLGHRLTHRPSQLSGGEQQRVAVARALANKPELVLADEPTGNLDEATSDRVLEEFLRLVRGQGSAALIATHNERLAARMDRVVRLHEGKLH; translated from the coding sequence ATGAGTAATCCCGTCGTCGACCTTCGCGGGCTGACCCGGAGCTTCACGCAAGGCGGTGTCACCATCGATGTCCTGCGCGGCATCGACCTGCAAATCATGCCTGGCGAAATCGTGGCGCTGCTCGGGCCGTCGGGTTCGGGCAAGTCGACGATGTTGCAAGCTGTCGGCCTGTTGGAAGGCGGTTTCGGCGGCGAAATCGCGATCTGCGGCCAGCGGGCGGAGAAATCGAACGGCGATGCGCGCACGGCATTGCGGCGCGATCATCTGGGCTTCGTCTATCAGTTTCATCACCTGCTGCCCGATTTCGACGCGAGCGAGAACGTGATCCTGCCGCAACTTGTCTCGGGCGTGCCGCGCGCAGAGGCGGAGGAGCGGGCAAAGGAACTGCTGACCGCGCTCGGCCTCGGTCATCGCCTCACGCATCGGCCCAGCCAGCTTTCAGGCGGTGAGCAGCAGCGTGTGGCCGTCGCTCGCGCCTTGGCGAACAAACCCGAACTGGTGTTGGCGGACGAACCCACCGGCAACCTTGACGAGGCGACCAGCGACCGCGTGCTGGAGGAATTTCTGCGGCTGGTGCGCGGGCAGGGCAGCGCCGCCTTGATCGCCACGCATAATGAGCGGCTGGCGGCACGGATGGACCGGGTCGTCCGCCTGCACGAGGGCAAGCTGCACTGA